In the genome of Populus alba chromosome 11, ASM523922v2, whole genome shotgun sequence, one region contains:
- the LOC118061370 gene encoding probable WRKY transcription factor 31 isoform X2: MDKGWGLTLASDPVSVFSSNNINSPVGSFLKIKRDFISDHNMDHSRNNNMFQFPGSLSAGQDEQPPSAAHEVDFFKEKINKVGDDDSKTTSVIVKKENSIAELAPRSTRTALDVNTGLHLLTANSRSDQSTVDDGVSSDVDEKRSRNNELAQLQMELQKMNTENQRLKDMLGQVTTSYSALQMHFAALMQQHQQQNHGKESNKEQEIVQGRSSEEKKHEDVVVPRQFMDLGPSAEIDELSNSSSDERTRSGTPQNHIEVASPKNNGKLPYDQENSSFRDGKRIGREESPESESQAWKVQKTDPASPANKAIEQSTEATMRKARVSVRARSEAPMITDGCQWRKYGQKMAKGNPCPRAYYRCTMAVGCPVRKQVQRCAEDRTILITTYEGNHNHPLPPAAMAMASTTAAAASMLLSGSMSSADGIMNPNLLARAILPAGSSNMATISASAPFPTVTLDLTHNPNPLQFQRPPPQFQVPFPGQPQNFSSVTAPQLPQVFGQALYNQSKFSGLQLSQETGTPQLGHQAQPHLVHSGQQPSLSQDTLTAATAAITADPNFTAALAAAISSIIGGANSNTTNNNNNTNATNNTSHRN; the protein is encoded by the exons atggACAAAGGATGGGGTCTTACCCTCGCTTCTGATCCTGTTTCTGTCTTCTCTAGCAACAACATCAACAGCCCAGTTGGCTCTTTTTTGAAGATCAAAAGAGACTTCATTAGTGATCATAACATGGATCATTCTAGGAACAATAATATGTTTCAGTTTCCAGGTAGTCTTTCTGCTGGCCAAGATGAGCAACCACCTTCTGCTGCTCACGAAGTAGATTTctttaaagaaaagataaataaggTTGGTGACGATGATTCTAAGACCACAAGTGTTATTGTCAAGAAGGAGAATTCCATTGCTGAACTTGCTCCAAGGTCTACCAGGACTGCTCTTGATGTAAAT ACTGGGTTGCACCTTCTGACTGCTAACTCTAGAAGTGATCAATCAACTGTGGATGATGGAGTTTCATCTGATGTTGATGAGAAGAGATCAAGGAACAACGAG TTGGCACAATTACAAATGGAGCTGCAAAAAATGAATACAGAAAATCAAAGGTTAAAAGACATGCTTGGTCAAGTAACCACCAGTTACAGTGCTTTACAGATGCATTTTGCAGCACTAATGCAGcaacatcaacaacaaaatcatGGAAAAGAAAGCAATAAAGAGCAAGAG ATTGTTCAAGGAAGATCTTCTGAGGAAAAGAAACATGAGGACGTAGTAGTGCCCAGACAATTCATGGATCTAGGCCCTTCAGCTGAGATTGATGAACTATCCAATTCATCGTCCGATGAGAGGACTCGTTCTGGAACACCTCAAAACCATATTGAAGTTGCATCCCCGAAAAACAATGGTAAACTTCCATATGATCAAGAAAATTCCAGCTTCCGAGATGGAAAAAGAATTGGCAGGGAAGAGAGTCCTGAATCTGAATCACAAGCATGGAAGGTTCAGAAAACGGATCCTGCCAGTCCTGCTAATAAGGCTATAGAGCAATCGACCGAGGCGACGATGAGAAAAGCCCGTGTGTCGGTTCGTGCACGATCGGAAGCTCCCATG ATTACTGATGGCTGCCAATGGCGAAAATACGGTCAGAAGATGGCCAAGGGAAACCCGTGTCCGAGGGCTTATTACCGGTGCACCATGGCAGTGGGCTGTCCAGTTCGAAAACAA GTTCAACGTTGCGCGGAGGATAGAACAATCTTGATCACAACCTATGAAGGCAATCACAATCACCCTCTACCTCCAGCTGCGATGGCAATGGCgtcaacaacagcagcagctgcAAGCATGTTGCTATCAGGATCAATGTCAAGTGCAGATGGCATTATGAACCCAAATTTGCTAGCAAGAGCAATACTGCCAGCTGGCTCATCAAATATGGCAACTATTTCAGCTTCAGCTCCATTCCCTACTGTAACATTAGACCTCACTCATAATCCAAACCCTCTACAGTTCCAAAGACCTCCTCCACAATTCCAAGTCCCTTTTCCAGGCCAGCCCCAGAATTTTTCCTCAGTCACGGCGCCACAATTGCCTCAGGTTTTTGGTCAAGCCTTGTACAACCAATCGAAGTTCTCTGGCCTACAATTGTCTCAGGAAACTGGGACTCCACAATTAGGCCACCAAGCTCAACCCCACTTAGTGCACTCAGGACAACAACCTTCCCTATCTCAGGACACATTGACTGCTGCCACTGCCGCAATCACCGCCGATCCTAACTTCACTGCAGCACTTGCAGCTGCCATCAGCTCCATCATTGGTGGTGCTAACAGCAAcaccaccaacaacaacaataacaccaATGCCACGAACAACACAAGCCACAGAAATTAA
- the LOC118061370 gene encoding probable WRKY transcription factor 31 isoform X1: MDKGWGLTLASDPVSVFSSNNINSPVGSFLKIKRDFISDHNMDHSRNNNMFQFPGSLSAGQDEQPPSAAHEVDFFKEKINKVGDDDSKTTSVIVKKENSIAELAPRSTRTALDVNTGLHLLTANSRSDQSTVDDGVSSDVDEKRSRNNEKLAQLQMELQKMNTENQRLKDMLGQVTTSYSALQMHFAALMQQHQQQNHGKESNKEQEIVQGRSSEEKKHEDVVVPRQFMDLGPSAEIDELSNSSSDERTRSGTPQNHIEVASPKNNGKLPYDQENSSFRDGKRIGREESPESESQAWKVQKTDPASPANKAIEQSTEATMRKARVSVRARSEAPMITDGCQWRKYGQKMAKGNPCPRAYYRCTMAVGCPVRKQVQRCAEDRTILITTYEGNHNHPLPPAAMAMASTTAAAASMLLSGSMSSADGIMNPNLLARAILPAGSSNMATISASAPFPTVTLDLTHNPNPLQFQRPPPQFQVPFPGQPQNFSSVTAPQLPQVFGQALYNQSKFSGLQLSQETGTPQLGHQAQPHLVHSGQQPSLSQDTLTAATAAITADPNFTAALAAAISSIIGGANSNTTNNNNNTNATNNTSHRN, from the exons atggACAAAGGATGGGGTCTTACCCTCGCTTCTGATCCTGTTTCTGTCTTCTCTAGCAACAACATCAACAGCCCAGTTGGCTCTTTTTTGAAGATCAAAAGAGACTTCATTAGTGATCATAACATGGATCATTCTAGGAACAATAATATGTTTCAGTTTCCAGGTAGTCTTTCTGCTGGCCAAGATGAGCAACCACCTTCTGCTGCTCACGAAGTAGATTTctttaaagaaaagataaataaggTTGGTGACGATGATTCTAAGACCACAAGTGTTATTGTCAAGAAGGAGAATTCCATTGCTGAACTTGCTCCAAGGTCTACCAGGACTGCTCTTGATGTAAAT ACTGGGTTGCACCTTCTGACTGCTAACTCTAGAAGTGATCAATCAACTGTGGATGATGGAGTTTCATCTGATGTTGATGAGAAGAGATCAAGGAACAACGAG aAGTTGGCACAATTACAAATGGAGCTGCAAAAAATGAATACAGAAAATCAAAGGTTAAAAGACATGCTTGGTCAAGTAACCACCAGTTACAGTGCTTTACAGATGCATTTTGCAGCACTAATGCAGcaacatcaacaacaaaatcatGGAAAAGAAAGCAATAAAGAGCAAGAG ATTGTTCAAGGAAGATCTTCTGAGGAAAAGAAACATGAGGACGTAGTAGTGCCCAGACAATTCATGGATCTAGGCCCTTCAGCTGAGATTGATGAACTATCCAATTCATCGTCCGATGAGAGGACTCGTTCTGGAACACCTCAAAACCATATTGAAGTTGCATCCCCGAAAAACAATGGTAAACTTCCATATGATCAAGAAAATTCCAGCTTCCGAGATGGAAAAAGAATTGGCAGGGAAGAGAGTCCTGAATCTGAATCACAAGCATGGAAGGTTCAGAAAACGGATCCTGCCAGTCCTGCTAATAAGGCTATAGAGCAATCGACCGAGGCGACGATGAGAAAAGCCCGTGTGTCGGTTCGTGCACGATCGGAAGCTCCCATG ATTACTGATGGCTGCCAATGGCGAAAATACGGTCAGAAGATGGCCAAGGGAAACCCGTGTCCGAGGGCTTATTACCGGTGCACCATGGCAGTGGGCTGTCCAGTTCGAAAACAA GTTCAACGTTGCGCGGAGGATAGAACAATCTTGATCACAACCTATGAAGGCAATCACAATCACCCTCTACCTCCAGCTGCGATGGCAATGGCgtcaacaacagcagcagctgcAAGCATGTTGCTATCAGGATCAATGTCAAGTGCAGATGGCATTATGAACCCAAATTTGCTAGCAAGAGCAATACTGCCAGCTGGCTCATCAAATATGGCAACTATTTCAGCTTCAGCTCCATTCCCTACTGTAACATTAGACCTCACTCATAATCCAAACCCTCTACAGTTCCAAAGACCTCCTCCACAATTCCAAGTCCCTTTTCCAGGCCAGCCCCAGAATTTTTCCTCAGTCACGGCGCCACAATTGCCTCAGGTTTTTGGTCAAGCCTTGTACAACCAATCGAAGTTCTCTGGCCTACAATTGTCTCAGGAAACTGGGACTCCACAATTAGGCCACCAAGCTCAACCCCACTTAGTGCACTCAGGACAACAACCTTCCCTATCTCAGGACACATTGACTGCTGCCACTGCCGCAATCACCGCCGATCCTAACTTCACTGCAGCACTTGCAGCTGCCATCAGCTCCATCATTGGTGGTGCTAACAGCAAcaccaccaacaacaacaataacaccaATGCCACGAACAACACAAGCCACAGAAATTAA